The sequence below is a genomic window from Silene latifolia isolate original U9 population chromosome 7, ASM4854445v1, whole genome shotgun sequence.
tgcccttacctttacccttgttggaaatcgtgagaacatcctgcttcatgctcccactcaatttcatatccttctcagtctgtacgagaagggagtgtagctcatgaggactctttttcaagtcattcatgtagtagttcgccctgaaaagggcaaaaccatcatgaagagaatgaagcattcggtcaatgacaatgctctcactgattttgcaatcaagtgcctccagcttctcgacattctcagtCATGtaaagaatgtgtgggctaaccggttggcccttctggagtttcgcatcaaagaagcgacaggtatgctcatatgtaacgattctcggtgcttttgagaactcgttagtgagcgtggtgaaaatcttgttcgcaccttgggcaataaagcgtctctgcaaattggtttccattgcaaatatgagtacgttctttatcgcacccgcttccataacgaaatcactatatgaaagtgactcgttaactcccgcattggggcctgggtttaccggtattggcccagttaagtacttgagcttgccgtcagcaatggcagcattccgtagtgctgcctcccagtcggcaaagttggacccatcattcttcagtcgcgtgtactgattcatgttgtccataaaaacgttcagccaggactcgcgtccaagtgtagcactaggcattgggatttcgttatttccagccatttattgtaacagtaatataaatgtgttctacactgcgaaaagaagaataaataataagcatgtgcatcgattttaatttaagtctaatgaactagtgtcataacgcgaagaatcaaaacatttatacaattgaccttcctcaagaattatataaatgatcccaagacttaattatctgtaaattgataagccaaccttttggctaattctactgttagaattcttggtcgataaatttctaaaaattctatctttagtccatcataatcacgagaaactcttcggactataatgttgagataaactaaatcaacacaaactacttacccaacgtagaaggggtcatattatgcctaccgacgaagaagggattcatagttgtttgcccttataataactaatctcaattttcgttttagaggaagatcccatcaactttattttaattcattttaagtgaactaatatctagcatgcgtgaataaataaactaagatgatagcttaataaacatgtgacatctgtatgtctatgaaaactaacatacaacctatatgtgtcaattttcatgcattttagtagtaggtggtttggttttaggcggaatatgatgcataactatcatgtgaatgaaaagcaatgggaatgaaaaaacgtaaaaacaagaATAAAGTCCTAGCACTAGTGGAATTATACCCTACAATGGCTGTTCTAATAATGTGTATTAGTGGCGGTTTCAAAGCGACGTGATTGCTGGGGTCATATATTTTTTGTGTCGGTTGTAAAACCGCCACCGTAGGTACGCTATGGTGTCGGTTGTAAATTTGAAACCGCCACCTTACGATAAGCTATGATGTCGGTTATACATCGAAAACCGCCACCTTATGTTATGCTATGGTGTCGGTTATAAGTTTGAAACCGACATTATAGAGTAACCTATGGTGCCTGTTTTAAATCTAGAACCGCGATGATATTGTTACTAAATGTGTTGGTTTTAAAGTAAGAACTGACATTGTATAAGCAAATTATTATGTCCGTCCCAATTTTAGAACCGTCACTATACATATatcgttttttttaaataaaaattagctAACTAAATTTTGACAGCACCTCCCCGTAAATTGATGTTAACCGAATATAAATATTGATGAAAGAATACCTGCAAAAAATTGCAATCAACTTCCCAACAAAATGTTTCATACAATAGCTTCGTAACAACCATACATCTCAGATTCTTATCCAACAAAAAAATAACACCAATATTTGCCAACAATTCATCCATCCGACAAAACATCAATGTTCTCCAAAAAAAACAATGTTCTCCAAAATTAAAAAACAATGTtctccaaaaaaaatcaaaaagtaaaattccaaaaaaactaatctatactacatgttCTCAAGACATTTTGTAGCCCACACCTCTTTAACTTCATTTATATCTTCTACTGACATGGTTGAATCTTCAAGAATCTACATTTAAAAAAATCAATAATgagatatttttttaaaaataagaaaataaataaactatAAAAACTTATACTTAAAATAAGAAATACCTTCTCAAATTTTTCCTCATCACCCTTTGAGTAATAGAATGTTATGTTATACATCCATTTCATCACATAATAACCACATTCGTAGTCTTGTGGTTGTTGGGGACACTAAATATATAAaaaagtataatattaatcaaactATATTTGGAATATGATATTAAGTAATTGAAAAAAGTAGTTAATGCTGACTTACATCAATCACTTTGACCTGAAGTTGATTCTTTTTAGCAAAATTACGCCTTCCTCCATTAACACAATGTATAATCCAAGCAGCTTTTAGCCTCCCTTTTATGCTCAACTTCTTTGGTGTGCTTTTTTGTGAATCCAAAATATACACCGTGTTCAACCCCAAGCAAACAACAATCAACATCCAATGATTTCTATGTATTGAAATTCATACTTAAAGTTAATATTGGAAGTAACAAATAATATAAATCATAAAAACTAGAATAATTACCCTTCATAAAATGCACCCATGATATATTTCTTTTCCTCTTGAATCTTCAGGACATGCATTATATAATCTTCACACTGACGCGTATTATGCATGTAATCCAAGAGTTTTACAGGACACATGAATCCGACGACTTTTGTTGCTTCGATTTCAGTTGCACATTGATATAAGAAACTACAATCTCAACACAATATGGGTTTAATAGGTAATACTATAGAGTAATATCTAAAAAATGAGTAATATAGAATTTTACATACCTCCCCCAAACTTGAAGCACATGAATATTTAACCATTGACTTCTGAACATCTGTCTAATTTCAACAACGGTTAAGTAGATTACCATGTTACCTTCTCTATAATTATAAACTGATTCATCGATCACCATCTTAATGACTTCATCTTTAGGCAAGGAACATAACTTTTTTTCCAAGGCTTGGCAATAATTATCCAATTCATGAACTTCTATCACATTCAGAGGTCTCCTGTCGTGCTCCTCACCTTGAGTTTTGTCGTTTCCTTTGGTATGTTCAAAGGACTTGGCCTTCAAATTAAATAATTGtaatatattcataaaataatAAATGATCAAGTTCATAATAATCCACATTAACATAAAAAGGGATAGAACTTACAAGCTTTCGAACTTTATTAGCGGACTCTGTCGTGTCTTTAACATtgtcttttctcttcttttcatTACTAGATTTGACCTTTAAACAAAAATTTGAATACAAATAGTAAATTGATTATGAAAATAGAAGGCTTGGTAAAATGTTAAtatcaaaaattataaaaggtTGTACTTGTATTTACCTCGTTTGCCATTAAAATCAAACTTTTAGGCCATAATGCAAAACTTCCTTCCGCATCACCGACATTTGTGAATCCATTCCATGGCAATGGAAGTGGTGCATCTGGTCGAATAACACTGTCAATGGAAACACGAGCATTTTCCATGGTTAATGGTTTGTTGTGTACAGTTTTTCCTTCTACCCATGGTGAAACCATCCCTTCAGCAACAATGATCAATTCCCCATTCATATGCACAGCAAGTCGACATTAAATAGCTTCCTGTAATCATATTATAAAAtgaccaacaatataattaaaacAAATAAAGTCAGCCCAATAACAATATTTTCTAACAAGGTATATAATAATGATATTACCTTTaattcaacaaaagggtcaataTGATGTGTCGAATGCGAACTATTATGGTCTTGTCGCTGCGACAAAGAATACTCTGTGGAAGCTACCGCATTTTCGTTAGGAGAAGGCGTTTTACCCATAAAGTCTGCccatttcttctccatcatgGCATTCATCTCCTTCATAGCTTCTCTTTTCACCTTCTCCATTAGAAATTTCATGTCATCCTCCGTATAAATCTTTTCATTGGAACCTCGACTTGTTGGTTTTCCGAAATATGTTTGGAGACCAACATTTCCACCAACTCCTCTTGTTCTTCCATTATGTTCCGGTTTTCCTAATGCTTTCACCAACGCATCTTCGAATCTACTAGGAACAAACTCTCCTCTTTGCTGCTTTTCCTTCCATACCCACtattgaaaaaaaaatattagttgATTTTATCATGAGGATTCTACTGATTTCCATTGATTTAGAGAATATCAATCAGGTTACATTCCAACTTTATACATAAAAAATATCTTTTATACTTGTTTATTAACAAAAGGAGGGTGACATTGGTGGTAATTGATAGAGATTCATACGGAGTTCATACTCGGTGTTTGAttaatgaaaataaataacaaattaTGAAGATCGGTATCAGGTTACATGCTAACTTACGAATTTTTCAGTCACTTCTTGTATCCGTGGTGGAGGCGCACGGGTGGATGACGGGGTATGTGCTTTTATCCATAAATAACCGCGATCACTAAAGCGTTCATCAACCAAATCAACCGATTCTTGTGAAAGAGTAAGATCAGAATCATGATTATCCAATTCAGCATTTTCCAATTTATCTTATGTAAGGGCTTGAGCAAGTTCTTCTTTATACCACTTTTCCTTTTTACCGGCATATCCCGCTCTTCCCAAATAATGAGGATGCAAGTTCATTTTTTGGGAGGCTCGAGCCTTTTCACTTATTTCCTACAATTTTGGTATATGCAATTTCATATTCATCATTACTAAATAAGATTAATTAACAGGAGTAATATGAGAATAAACCTTACTATTAATAACCTCTTCCCAAAAAAATCAGGTGATCATCAAACTAAAAACTCAATGGTGGTGCTAATTATCTCAATGGGGTGGGGGTTCTGGTGGTTGGGTTTACGAAGAGGTGAGGGAGGTTGTGACTCTTGTGAGATAGTTGGGGTGGGGGAGCGGTGCGGGTTCTGTAGGTTCCAGCATAGATGATGCATAGATGATGCTTGGATGAGATGTGTTGCATTATTAGGTGAGCATGGTGGTCATGGGGTGGAGAGTGGTGGAAGTTGTGGCTGACATTAAAACAAGTAGCAACAATAACTGTAATAGTACTAAaaccaaaaacccaaaaaaaaaggaAGTAGATTCttcagaaaaaagaaaaaatatcgAAGCTTTTGTAGAATAGAAGTATGATCTTCAGGTTTGGCAACCATAATCTAAGCTAGGCTTTATCTCAATTTCAGTAATCGCATTCAGTTTCAATGAGAATACTAGCTTATGGTTGGCAACCATAATCTAAGCTAGGCTTTATCCGCATGGTAATATTAGAAGTGGAAATCTGGAACATATAGTTGTTACTACTCGCATCGGGCAACAAAAGATCCAAATTAGTTATtcaataaataataatagtactcACCATAAAATGCTTATCCATGCGTTGCCTTTTAAACTCTTCCCAAATATAAATCTGTGATAGCTTTATACTTACCCACTGGACTATCGCCAATTATTTCTCCTTCCTTGGGTTTTAGGGTCTTGGTAATATAAGTGCGTGTTAATCTCGACCTGAATTCCTTTAATGCTCCTGATAATATCTTGAGAACAATCTTTTGTTTATCATCATTGAGCTTCCATGTATTCTTTAAAAGGAAACAAAGTAACGTGTTAGCAAAAGCAATAAGATAAGCAATATAAAATATTAAGTAATTTACGGGCTTAGTGAATTGAACATAACTACAAAAATACTGGTCTTCAGGTCGGAAATATTCTATATAGTTTCTAAATAAGCAgcgttttgaattttcgtcattTTCAGTCAATGCTGAGAGTCGTGAACTCAAGTTAACACATTTCCCTCTCCCCCCTTACGCGAGCAAGCGAACTAGGCAAGCTCTTACACAAGATAGCTTAAACTAAATCAACTAAAGCGGCAAAACAGTGCACTCGACCATAAATAACAAGCATTTGTTCCAGTCTTCCAGATAATTGTGACAAAATGTGCTGGTTGGCCAAAAATGACACTCTGCCTCTGCCCTAGTGAAAGCAAGTGAACTGGGCAAGCTCTTACACATGCTAGCTTAAACTAAATCAACAAAACAGCATACTGGACCATAAAAAATCAGCATAGGGATATAAATGAATTATCTCGAGTCAACTTATCAAGAAAATAAAATATCAACACAGTCCAAGACCTCCAAGACCTGACCTGATTACTGAAGTAACTACAAACAAAAATGCAGGCAAGATGGAAACATTTTGTCAATAAAAAATCAGATTAGTCATGACCGTCACAagagattaaaacaacaaaattgTAAGCTTACCTAACCGGGTAACAAATGGGTCAGCACTGAAGTTCTCCATTCACGTGTTCGACTCAGGAGGATTGAGTTTTAAATTTGTGTATTCTTTgcctttttttttccttctaataATTTCCTTATTCTGCCTCGTATTATACTACATCTCATTACCAAGGCTATATTTTCTTAACAATCAATTTTGTCAACACTTATTCTAGCGTAGATAGTGTATCAGACATCAACCTTGGTCATCGACAAGAACTGCCAAAATGCAATCAACGAAAACATTGTACAATTTTTCTAGTTACCTTTGCATCTTTCCAaagtgtttctttttctccccatGGTACCTTTTTCCAACTTCGGTACGTGATCTTGATATTTCGTGCTAAAACACCCATGTCAGTTGCAAACTTACTTTGGTAGAACCCTGTTGGTTGTCCAAATTCATCAAAGTCAATATGTAATTTCTCTAAATCTTCACTTTTCAGGTTCTGCCCAGTTATCACACCTCTCATTTTCTGTTTTTGACTAGAATTGTCACCCTCATTTGCACTCATATTGAAcacctaaaaaaaaaaagctCTGTGCTGTGTTAATTGCTAGCATATATTCCATATGGCACCAAAGAAATACAGGTAGGCTGGAATACAAACTGGATAGACCAGGAATGAAGGCTAACTGCCTGCCTATATAAGATACAATAGCCCGTGAAAAACCAGGAAAACTAATACTAATCACCAGTGAGATTCAATACTAATACTCTTGTATTAGTATGTCATGCACCTGTTGTTGTAGGTGCCCAGATAGCCTGTTTTTGGCTAGTTTGAATCCGTCAActtttttttttagttaattgGAACATACCTATTTTAATTTAACTATATAGGTGCTGGGAGCGCAAAACAATCAGTCTTAGACTGAGGGAGCTGATTTTATTGCCATTAGTTCGGCTAAAAAAGAAAGCAAAAAGAAAgcaagaaaaagagaaagaacgtAAGTCAAAACAAATGAAGGTTACGAAAAATGCCATATAGTCTAGCTCCGTCTAACAACAACCAAGCATCTCTAGCGAGTCCTCTGTAAAAACCACCAAGCAACAAGAGCTATTATGATATAAAGTTACTATATGACAttacaaatataatataatgttaCGAATCCTTATTTAGGGTTATCAAACCATATTCCCTCGTTATGATCTACTCGCAAATAAACTTCGTCTCGTATTACTTGGACATCTTGACAACGTGAAGAAATAAGAGAAGGTTCATCAACTTGATCGTATTCTTCTTCATCAACTACACCATCTACTCCGAGAATGCGCCTTTTACCATAACGGACAACTGAGCGCCTCTTATCCAAAGGATCTTTGAtgtagaacacttgtttagcttgagATGCAAGTATAAAAGAGTCATTCACATGTCCGACAACGCTGAAATCGACCAAAATAAATCCCATATCATCGATGTTGACACCTTTCTCACAGTCGGCCCATTTACATCGAAACAAGGGTATAGAAAATTCTACATAGTCTAGCTCCCATATGTCCTCGACTATCCCATAATACGGTTGTGTTATATCCACTGGTTTCTTCCACTTTCCAACGTATTCCATAGAGGATGCAACAACCGTAACTCCGCTATTCTGCATTGTACTCTTCTCATCCTGACGACTTGTGTAAAAGCAGAATCCATTGATATCATACCCTTCATAAGATAAGACGTTAGGCTTCGGGCCATATGCTAACCATCGTAGATTATCACTCACATTATGTGTTTTGTTTGACAACTCATTCATCACCTTTTCTTTGAACCAATGAGCAAAACTTCTATTATGTTCACTCATCAACCAAGCTTCACGTTTATGTGGATTTTGTCTCTTTATTAGCGCAAAGTGAGCATTTAAATATGGGTGAACTTACGTCATGTGTTGCAAAACATACAAATGTGCAATGTTAAAAGATTCATGATCGACACTAATAACTTTCTTTCCCAAAGTACCCTTACCTTGAAGTCTTCCCTCATGTCGAGATGTAGGAAGCCCAATAGGTTGGAGACTCGTCAAATAATCTTGGCAGAAACTAAGTGTCTCACAAGCAACTGTTGCTTCAACGATACTACCTTCGAGACGATACCGATTCTTCATTCGTCTCTTGTAGGTTCCCATCTCCCGTTCCATCGCCCACATATTTCTGAGGAACACCGGGCCACAAAGCTTTATTTCTCTCACCAAGTGAACAATCAAGTGAACCATAATATCAAAAAAACTGATAGGAAAATACATTTCAAGTTCACAAAGTGTGACCACAACATCGGCTTGTAGTTCATCCGATGTCTCCGGATCAATGTCTTTTGAATTAATTGCATTGAAGAATTTGCATAGCTTTATGATCACTTGTCTAACATGCTTAGGTAAAACAGATCGGATAGCAACGGGTAATAGTTGGGTTAACAAAACATGGCAATCATGGGATTTCAAGCCCACCAGTTTCAAATCTTTCATTGAAACAAGACGACTTATGTTGGAGGAATACCCATACGGAACCTTCAAACCCTTTAAAGACTCACACACCGTCATCTTCTCATCTCTTGACAAAGTTGTGCAAATTGGAGGTAAGTAGGTACGTTTCCCCTTTTCAATTGGATTTACCTCAAAACGCCCCCTAGAAACCATATCATGTCTCGCTTTGATGCCATCCTTAGTCTTATTAGGAATGTTCAACAAAGTGCCTATGATACTATCAAATACGTTCTTCTCAACATGCATGACATCAATACAATGCCTAACAGACAAATGTTCCCAATAAGGTAGGTCCCAAAAGATGGATTTCTTTGTGTGGTAAACCCCTTCCGGTAGTGGTATGTACGGTTTTCCAAACTCTGTATTGATATTCTTAACTTGTTCGTGATACTCTTTTCCACTCAGAAACAAGGGGCTGGTCGGCGCTCGGTTTTACCATAGAATGCCTTCTTCTTCTTACGATAACCATGATTCAATTCTAGAAATCGTCGACCACCCCTGTATGAATATTTTCCACTATTCTCCAGCCATTTAGACTCGGTCTCATGGCCACATACCGGACACCCTTTATCAGTTTTCAACCTATAACCCGATAGGTTTCCATAAGCAGGGAAATCATTAATTATGCAATACAACATAGGATGCATTTGGAATCTTGAACTGCTAGCTGCATCAAACACCTCTACTCCAACATCCCACAATAATTTCAAGTCTTCTATTAATGGTGTTAAATACACATCAATGTCATTACCGGGTTGTTTAGGACCCGATATTAGCATTGTCAATAAAATGTATTTACTCTCTGTGGTAAGCCAAGGAGGAAGATTATAAATCACTAACATTattggccaagtactatgttgggtaCTTAACGTCCCAAAGGGATTAATTCCATCAGTGCAAAGACCTAGTCTTAAATTCCTAGGTACTCTGCCAAAATCTGGAAAATCTCTGTCAATATTTCTCCATTGAGAAGCATCAGCCACATGTCGCAATTTGCCGTCTTTATTCCTCCCATTCTGATGCCACAACATATACTCAGCATCCTTCGGATTTGCAAATATACGCTTGAATTTTGGTATGATTGGCAAATACCATAAGGTCTTTCTTAGGACCACCTTTCTTACGAGCGTGAAGATTTCCTTTGAGCTTGTACCTTGGCGATTTACATCGTGGACACTCGTCTAGGTCACTGTAGTTTTTTCGGTACAATATGCAATCCTCTGGGCATGCATGTATTTTTTGGTAACTAGTGGCCAGTGGACACAATATTTTCTTACATCGGTAAGTGTTGGTGGGAAGCTCATTACCTTCTAGCAACATGTCTGACAATAGTTTTACTAAAGCAGTAAAACTCTTGTCACTCCACCCATTTCCAGCTTTAAGAGTGTGCAACTTTAAGACAGCTGACAAACGAGTATATTTAGAGCAACCAGGATATAACGGCTTCTTATTATCACTAACTAACCCCTGGAAAATTTCAGGACACTCTACAAAATCGTTTTCTAGATCATCCATCATTCTATCAATATTCTCATCTCCTACATTTTTATCCATATCATCAGCATCAGCATCCTCATGAACCTCCTTGTTACTATAAGACACATCATCCATATCAACATTGATCCCTGGATTTATGGTCCTCGTACTACCATGGCTGTCATTATCTTTCTCTCCATGCCATATCCACACACTATAATCTGGTTTAAAACCCTTCATTATCAAGTGGTTTCGCATTTCACTTGCAGAACTTATCTTGATCCGATTCTTACACACGCTACACGGGCATAAAAGTTGTTCGCCATCTCCACATAGTCTTTGATGTTGAACAGCATGACTAATAAATTCATTAAGCCTTGACATAAACTCAAAGTCTCACTTTCCATACATCCAACTTCGATCCATACTCTAATTAACAGAATCATACATTAAGTTATTAGCAACTTCTTCCATATATAATCATCTCAAAAATCGAATTATGTGATGTACTTTGgttgtttcaatttttatgttAGAGTCCCTTTTAGTTGGTTAGATCCAATTAAAATATCGACCTATTTTCCAAAATCCAATTACTAGTATGGATAGTACCCAATACGAAATTGTTGTCAATGAAAATATTGTCAACATTCACAAATCGTTCTTGAGTCAAGTAAAAGTACAGTAAGTTTTGTTCGCATACGTTTGTACTCCCTTGTCTTTAAGGAAAATGTCTCCtaaattatttttaattaaaatatattttacaataaataaaataaaaagttaaGGTATATATTTAGAGTAAAGCATAACATAAGGACCTAAAGTATCATATTTTTTTTCAACAAGGACCTAAAGTATCCGAGTTTTCCGTTAAGGACTTCAATAACTTGGATCTGTCAACTCCGTTTAATAATCATAAATTTGGCaggaaaagaaaaatcagaaGGGGGAAAATATTTGGTTTTAGCTGTTTGAATTAAAATCCAAAAATCATGCTACCCGATTCCAATAATCATGCCACCCTATCCATTATTCCTTTATTTTACTTTCTTCCATTATCAATTTCTTCTTCCTCAAAAACAACTTTCCAACCAAATAAAAACAACATTGAAAAAAGGTTCCATGATATCAAATAATCAATGACTATGGTGGTTATGTCAAAACCCATAAAAGTAACTATGtggattgtttttgtttttcaaaaTTTCAAGATGTGTATTTTTGTTCCTTTGATGCATTCCTTTTCTTCCTAGTCAAGTTCTTTTAAGTTTCTTTATTTACAATTTATGTATGTTTTCCACAACTTAACTTTacaaaataaattaatacaaCTCCAAACATGAATATTTCAAATCTCTAGTGTACATCATCATTCGTGGTAATATTAGACTTATCTTGTTTCAATCTACACATTTTTTTTAAACCTTACGATACCACGCGAATTTTCCGTTTAAAAAAATAGAAGCTTAAGGCTCAAAATCCAATCAATATGAACcttttattttacaaaaaattAAATGATGTAATTTGATATGTTTGTAAGATGAGAAAGGATGAAAAAAATTTATACATATGAGAGAGACACTACATTAGTAATAAAATTGAAGTTTGAGAAAAACGTGCACTTGAATCTGATAAATAAACTAAGCAAATCAATTTCATATACTCACAGCACACATGTGCAGTTTGAAGTTAGAAGAAACTATGAATGCAAGGAGCAACAAGTCCACAGGTTGAAACTCGAATTAATAATTGAAGTTGTATTTGTTAGTTGTTGCGTGTGCCTATGAAATATGTTAGAAGAGACTGAAAGATTAATGGGCTGGTATTAGATTAATCTTTTAGCATGACACTCGAAACTATCTCCGTGCCTACAAGATATGTCGGCAGCATCCggagaaagaaaaataaatatgTGAAGTGGTGAATTTTTCATTTGTATGCCTAAATTTATATCCAACTTAACGATTATTTTAAAAAAGACATTCTCGAAGATGTATATCCAACTTCTAATATCCTATATTCCTATATATAAAGCTTATTAATTATACACTAACTTTTggttgttaatctttcttacctCCTCTAAGATGGCCTCCCTAAGATTTGACATAATTCTGCACTGATTAATTTTAACCAAACTAGTACTTTCTCTGGTTATGATTTACCCAAGATCACTCGTCACCCTTTGTGCCGAGGTGGACATAAAGTCCATTGAGAAGAGACCCAAGGTGGGATTAGTACTAGCTCTTAATGTATGAGTGACGGGCATTACGCTGTATAGAGGGACAATTCAGAAGAAGTTTAATTATTCAAGTTACTTTTCCAATATTAACACTTGTCTTTTTCATTAAAAATATATGTGTGCAATCCCTATTCCCCAGCCGTGTTAATTCAAACTTGAATAGCCAGACTTGTAGGATGTAATCATTAAACTTGAGTGGGTTAAGCCATATATGAGCTGATTCTTGTCCAAATTGGGTGCCTTTTTTATGTACCGTGATTATGCTTTTCATTCTTAAGTACTCCGTATTCAATTAATTGGTGAATTAATGGCGTTTATTAAGAATTATTAGAGCTGgcacaaaaaaaaagaagaaaagttgtAGTAATCTAATTATCGTTAAACAATCATGAGAA
It includes:
- the LOC141590208 gene encoding uncharacterized protein LOC141590208; the encoded protein is MNGELIIVAEGMVSPWVEGKTVHNKPLTMENARVSIDSVIRPDAPLPLPWNGFTNVGDAEGSFALWPKSLILMANEVKSSNEKKRKDNVKDTTESANKVRKLAKSFEHTKGNDKTQGEEHDRRPLNVIEVHELDNYCQALEKKLCSLPKDEVIKMVIDESVYNYREGNMVIYLTVVEIRQMFRSQWLNIHVLQVWGSFLYQCATEIEATKVVGFMCPVKLLDYMHNTRQCEDYIMHVLKIQEEKKYIMGAFYEGNHWMLIVVCLGLNTVYILDSQKSTPKKLSIKGRLKAAWIIHCVNGGRRNFAKKNQLQVKVIDCPQQPQDYECGYYVMKWMYNITFYYSKGDEEKFEKILEDSTMSVEDINEVKEVWATKCLENM